From one Simplicispira suum genomic stretch:
- a CDS encoding acyl-CoA synthetase: MTSIFDQHLPRTSANFAPLSPLSFLERSAEVYPERLAIVHGPLRQTWAQTYARCRRFASSLRRLGIGKNDTVAVLLPNTPPMVEAHFGVPMAGAVLNALNTRLDPETIAFMLDHGEAKAVIVDPEFGGVLAKAMALRTSTQPLVLIEVQDALYGPAAHPLGGTDYEDFLAAGDPGFAWELPADEWDAIALNYTSGTTGNPKGVVYHHRGAAANAISNVLEWDMPKHAVYLWTLPMFHCNGWCFPWTVAARAGVNVCLRRVDAQAIFDAMREHGVTHYCGAPIVHGLLVNSPDAMKAGVPAGIHAMVAGAAPPASMIEGMEKMGFDLTHVYGLTEVYGPATVCAKHAAWDELDIGERARLNARQGVRYHLERDVRVLNPETMQPVPQDGETMGEIMFKGNIAMKGYLKNPQATEEAFAGGWFHSGDLAVQYPDGYIKIKDRSKDIIISGGENISSIEVEDVLYRHPDVLAAAVVARPDPKWGETPCAFVELKAGAQTTQEDIVAHCKQHLAGFKVPRAVVFGELPKTSTGKIQKFELRKRADSANAIDV, translated from the coding sequence GTGACATCCATTTTTGACCAGCATCTGCCACGAACATCCGCCAATTTCGCACCGCTCTCGCCGCTTTCCTTTCTGGAACGCAGTGCCGAGGTCTACCCCGAACGCCTGGCTATCGTGCATGGGCCGCTGCGCCAGACCTGGGCGCAGACCTATGCGCGCTGCCGCCGGTTTGCCAGCAGCCTGCGAAGGCTGGGTATTGGCAAGAACGATACCGTGGCGGTGCTTTTACCGAACACGCCTCCCATGGTGGAGGCGCATTTCGGGGTGCCCATGGCCGGCGCGGTGCTCAATGCGCTCAATACGCGGCTCGACCCGGAGACCATCGCCTTCATGCTGGACCATGGGGAGGCCAAGGCGGTCATCGTGGATCCGGAGTTCGGCGGCGTTCTCGCCAAGGCGATGGCGCTGCGCACATCGACGCAGCCTTTGGTTTTGATCGAGGTGCAGGACGCGTTGTACGGACCGGCGGCGCACCCGCTCGGAGGCACCGACTACGAGGATTTTCTGGCTGCAGGTGACCCTGGCTTTGCCTGGGAGCTGCCTGCCGATGAATGGGACGCCATTGCCCTCAACTACACGTCAGGCACCACGGGCAACCCCAAGGGTGTCGTCTACCACCACCGCGGCGCGGCGGCCAACGCCATCAGCAACGTGCTGGAGTGGGACATGCCCAAGCACGCGGTGTATCTATGGACCCTGCCCATGTTCCATTGCAACGGCTGGTGCTTTCCGTGGACGGTGGCGGCGCGTGCGGGGGTCAATGTGTGCCTGCGCCGCGTGGACGCACAGGCGATCTTTGACGCCATGCGCGAGCACGGCGTCACGCACTATTGCGGCGCGCCCATCGTGCACGGTCTGCTGGTGAATTCTCCGGACGCCATGAAGGCTGGCGTGCCTGCGGGTATCCACGCGATGGTGGCGGGCGCGGCGCCGCCGGCTTCCATGATTGAGGGTATGGAAAAGATGGGGTTCGATTTGACCCACGTCTACGGCCTGACCGAGGTCTATGGACCGGCGACGGTATGCGCCAAGCATGCAGCTTGGGACGAACTCGATATCGGCGAGCGCGCCCGGCTGAACGCCCGCCAGGGCGTGCGCTACCACCTGGAGCGCGATGTGCGCGTGCTCAACCCCGAAACCATGCAGCCCGTGCCGCAAGATGGCGAAACCATGGGCGAGATCATGTTCAAGGGCAACATCGCCATGAAGGGCTACCTGAAGAACCCCCAGGCCACCGAAGAGGCTTTTGCCGGCGGCTGGTTCCACAGCGGCGACCTGGCGGTGCAGTACCCCGACGGCTACATCAAGATCAAGGACCGCAGCAAGGACATCATCATCTCGGGCGGCGAGAACATATCGTCGATCGAGGTGGAAGATGTGCTCTACCGCCACCCCGACGTGCTGGCTGCCGCCGTCGTGGCGCGGCCCGATCCGAAATGGGGCGAAACGCCTTGTGCTTTCGTTGAATTGAAGGCCGGTGCCCAGACCACGCAGGAGGACATCGTCGCGCACTGCAAGCAGCATTTGGCCGGGTTCAAAGTGCCGCGTGCTGTGGTGTTTGGCGAGCTGCCCAAGACCAGCACCGGGAAGATCCAGAAGTTCGAGCTGCGCAAGCGGGCGGATTCCGCCAACGCGATCGACGTCTAG
- the dnaG gene encoding DNA primase: MSIPQPFLQELLSRIDVVEVVGRYVPLRKAGANFMGLCPFHGEKSPSFSVSPSKQFFHCFGCGKSGNAIGFLMEHAGMGFVDAVEDLARQVGLSVPDDHVAPADKERAAAARQRQATLSETLEKAGQDYRKQLRQSPRAVEYLKGRGVSGEVAQRYGLGYAPEGWRHLASVFAQYEDPLLSDSGLVIVGEDDGKRYDRFRDRVMFPIRNVKGECIGFGGRVLGDDKPKYLNSPETSVFHKGSELYGLYEARAAIREAGFALVTEGYMDVVALAQLGFANAVATLGTACTAEHIAKLLRFTDSVVFSFDGDAAGRRAARKALDAAIPHAADTRSVKFLFLPSEHDPDSFVRAHGASAFSRHIADAMPLSRFLVEAAGEQCDLGTPEGRAHMASNARLLWEPLPDGALKRQLLGELATLAQLDPLDLQEVWEQAAVRGRPPAVPAPRSTGDARRPARSEPGRSLPPSSSSGRRRRAAPAGRVDHAARLLLSHMEFLDTLSHEDNALLSAQDAPHGPLFAWIEAQFHEQGPLPWAVLRESLRGHSCEALAERVMTGAHAQTEGDTHELRLELRGLLNRMLAEQLRVQETEALAAASTDPAALQRYRALQARRVALERLAPQAS; encoded by the coding sequence GTGAGCATCCCGCAGCCCTTTCTCCAGGAACTTCTCTCGCGTATCGACGTGGTCGAGGTCGTTGGCCGCTATGTGCCGCTGCGCAAGGCGGGTGCCAACTTCATGGGTTTGTGCCCTTTCCATGGGGAAAAGTCGCCTTCGTTCAGCGTCAGTCCCTCAAAGCAGTTTTTCCATTGCTTTGGCTGCGGCAAAAGTGGCAATGCCATTGGCTTCCTCATGGAGCATGCGGGAATGGGTTTTGTCGACGCGGTCGAAGACCTGGCGCGTCAGGTAGGCCTGAGCGTGCCCGACGACCATGTCGCCCCAGCCGACAAGGAGCGCGCCGCCGCCGCCCGCCAGCGCCAGGCCACCCTGAGCGAAACCCTGGAAAAGGCGGGTCAGGATTACCGCAAGCAATTGCGACAGTCACCGCGCGCCGTGGAGTACCTCAAGGGCCGCGGCGTCTCGGGCGAAGTCGCCCAGCGCTACGGACTGGGTTACGCACCCGAGGGCTGGCGCCACCTGGCGAGCGTGTTTGCACAGTACGAAGATCCATTGCTGTCTGACAGCGGCCTGGTAATCGTGGGCGAGGACGATGGCAAGCGCTACGACCGGTTTCGTGACCGCGTCATGTTTCCGATCCGCAACGTCAAGGGCGAATGCATCGGCTTTGGCGGGCGGGTGCTGGGTGACGACAAACCCAAATACCTCAACTCGCCCGAAACGTCCGTTTTCCACAAGGGCAGCGAGCTTTACGGCCTCTACGAGGCACGCGCCGCCATTCGCGAAGCCGGGTTTGCGCTCGTCACTGAAGGCTATATGGATGTGGTTGCGCTGGCCCAACTGGGGTTTGCGAACGCCGTCGCCACCCTTGGCACCGCCTGCACCGCAGAGCACATTGCCAAGCTGCTGCGCTTTACCGACAGCGTGGTGTTCAGCTTTGACGGCGACGCTGCTGGGCGCCGCGCTGCGCGCAAGGCACTGGATGCCGCCATTCCGCACGCGGCCGACACGCGCAGCGTCAAGTTTTTGTTTCTTCCCAGCGAACACGATCCCGACAGCTTCGTGCGCGCCCATGGCGCCAGCGCATTTTCTCGCCACATTGCCGATGCCATGCCACTCAGCCGCTTTCTTGTAGAGGCGGCCGGTGAGCAATGCGATCTTGGAACGCCGGAGGGCCGCGCCCACATGGCAAGCAACGCCCGTCTGCTTTGGGAACCCTTGCCCGATGGCGCCCTCAAGCGCCAGTTGCTGGGCGAGCTGGCCACGCTGGCACAGCTCGATCCACTGGACCTGCAGGAGGTGTGGGAGCAAGCGGCCGTGCGCGGGCGCCCGCCTGCTGTGCCCGCGCCGCGCTCCACCGGCGACGCCCGGCGTCCGGCCCGCTCAGAGCCCGGCCGCAGCCTGCCACCCTCCAGTTCCAGCGGGAGGCGCCGGCGGGCAGCACCGGCGGGCCGCGTTGACCATGCAGCGCGGCTGCTGCTTTCGCACATGGAATTTTTAGACACCCTCTCGCACGAAGACAACGCCTTGCTCAGCGCCCAGGACGCGCCGCACGGCCCCTTGTTCGCATGGATCGAGGCGCAATTTCACGAGCAGGGCCCGCTGCCCTGGGCCGTGCTGCGCGAGTCGTTGCGCGGCCATAGCTGCGAAGCGCTGGCCGAGCGTGTCATGACCGGCGCACACGCCCAGACCGAAGGCGATACGCACGAACTGCGCCTGGAGCTGCGCGGCCTGCTCAACCGCATGCTCGCAGAGCAGCTGCGCGTGCAGGAAACCGAGGCCTTGGCAGCCGCCAGCACCGATCCCGCAGCCTTGCAACGCTACCGCGCGCTGCAGGCACGGCGCGTGGCTCTTGAGCGTTTGGCACCCCAGGCCTCTTGA